In Candidatus Epulonipiscium viviparus, one DNA window encodes the following:
- the tpiA gene encoding triose-phosphate isomerase translates to MRKKIIAGNWKMNKTPKEAVELVNLLKDKVNTDAVDVIFCPTFVCLDAVLKATAGTNIAVGAQNMYFEENGAYTGEIAPDMLVEMGVKYVIIGHSERRQYFAETDESVNKKVLAAIKHNLIPIICVGESLEQREQGITVDLVRLQTKIALKDVCAEAAKKVIIAYEPIWAIGTGKTATNAEAEEVCKAIRDVVGEIYSDKVADEIRIQYGGSVNAGNANELFNMGNIDGGLVGGASLKADFSDIVNY, encoded by the coding sequence ATGCGTAAAAAGATTATTGCTGGTAACTGGAAGATGAATAAAACCCCTAAGGAGGCAGTAGAGCTTGTCAACTTATTAAAAGATAAAGTTAATACCGATGCTGTAGATGTAATATTTTGCCCAACTTTCGTTTGCCTAGATGCTGTACTTAAAGCAACGGCAGGTACAAACATAGCCGTTGGTGCTCAAAATATGTATTTCGAAGAAAACGGTGCATACACTGGAGAAATTGCTCCTGATATGCTTGTAGAAATGGGTGTAAAATACGTAATTATCGGCCACTCCGAAAGAAGACAATACTTTGCCGAAACAGATGAATCTGTAAATAAAAAAGTTCTTGCCGCAATTAAGCATAATCTTATTCCTATAATTTGTGTTGGAGAAAGTCTTGAACAAAGAGAACAAGGAATTACCGTAGATCTTGTTAGACTTCAAACTAAAATTGCTTTAAAAGATGTCTGCGCCGAAGCGGCCAAAAAAGTTATTATCGCTTATGAACCTATTTGGGCAATCGGAACTGGCAAAACTGCAACTAACGCAGAAGCCGAAGAAGTCTGCAAAGCAATAAGAGACGTGGTTGGAGAAATTTATAGCGACAAAGTTGCAGATGAAATTCGCATCCAATACGGCGGTTCTGTAAATGCTGGAAACGCAAACGAGTTATTTAATATGGGTAACATTGATGGCGGACTTGTTGGTGGCGCTAGCCTAAAAGCTGACTTTTCTGATATTGTCAATTATTAG